The window TAAAGAAGTAGCTCTCTTTATAGAGAACACTTTTCCATAGATCCTAGCCATATGCGTGGCTATCTCCATCAATCCTCCTTTAACTCTCACTTGTATGCTCCCTAATAAAAAGAGACCTAGATGCAATACTTGATCAATTCCTAAGAATGAACACTAGTCCCACCAAATTCTCTATTTTGTCATAGAGTGTTACACACTTATCTATTTAAGAATGTGTCACCATGAAAGCCAATTAGGATAACCATGATGACCTTACAAATAATAGAGAGCACATACAAAATATCATAGGCATCCTAGAGTTTGTAATACAAAAGAATGATGCCATGTATAAAATTTTCCTTGTAACTTTCATGTATCTGTTAGGGTATGATATCACATCCTTGAACATGACTCAATCATTGGCCTTCATGACCGTTATATCAAGCTTATCTTTTGTTTCAGCACTATCATCCCATCCAAAAAGAGCATGACAAAACCCTTCACCATCACCTAACAAAAGGATAAAAGCACCATAACATATCTTTAGATATTTAACGAGGAAGTGCTCAATGTGAAAAATATACTTGAACCATTTGCCACTGAGACCTTGATAAGTGGAGTTTAGAACTACTCATTATAGAAACACCTATATATACTGCATGATAAGACCCTTTTGTGCATTAAACATGTagtgaaaaattatattagagCGGAATAAACCAACATGACCAAACAAAGCCACCCACGATTTCATCGAGCAAAGTCTTGCTAACATCACTGGTGCCCAATCAGAGCATCTAAAAAGAGCACCAACGAACACATTCGtgatctatttatatttttcgaGCTTTTGACTAACCCTCTCACCACCACACGAGTTAAGGTATTAACCATgatcaaggaaaaaaacctCACAATCCAGCTTTCTTGACAAATAATGTAGAATGAGAAACCTTAATAAATTCAACTTTTTTCATTATAACTATAAGAATGAAATTTATGAATACCATgccttgaaaaaaaagatataaatatttatcGCTAGAGGTTACCTTtacaaattcatgaaaaaaaaaacaagaatttagTATGAAATGAAGGAAGTCTACACACTCGAAACTAAATGAGATCCAATAATCCCCAAATTAGCTAAATGAATTGTATCTACATCTTTTGAGcatttcaatgaaaataatagttttcCCTCTATATCTCCAATGGCTCAAACAAAAATCTTCATTAAAATCTTCAAATGTGTCTCCATGAAAATCTTCATGGTGAGATCTCTATGCCTTCAAATATCTCCATGAAAATCTCTACAGTGAGATTTTTATATCTCCAAACATGTCTgcattgaattttcatatgtgTTTTAAATGTTTCTAAAACGAGCAGGGATCCTTCTCCAGGTCTCTGATACCATCTATCTTTAGAAGAATTAGAGATCCTTCTCCAACTCTCTATAACTACTCACAAGACCCTTTTCTACTCCTTGAATGTATACACCATATCACTTACTTTTACACTCACTTCTTATTATTgcatagtttattttaaaaaagcaagacAATTAAACTCTTCTCTCTTtcataaatattaacaaaaatttataCGAAGAAAAGTCGCATACAAACACTTCACAAGATATGAAAGGCCAACATTCATACACCTAACCGCGATAACACTCTCGGAGCCATAATAGGCAACAACATCACTTGTAAGAAATTAATGAGtaagttctttttctttattctttatttttactaGTTAAGCctttcaaacatgtttttttttaaaaaaaaacactttaaaaggGGGGATGATGGtgcaatttgttttaaaaaaagagagcagtTTTTTGGGTAATATCCCAAATAGACCGCACCACCACATAATGTGTGGACACCAAACTATATCATTTTTTGCCACCAACCATGCCTCACCATTTGGATCAAGTCTCAAACGGCTGATTTTTTCCTCCCTCACCTTTCAAAACACACTGTATGTTTTTATAGTTATGAGGAGTCATAATGCAACTCCACGCATCACCCACGCATACCAactttttatgcttttattgaCATATTCTTTACAAGTAAACACTTTTATGTAGGGTTGGCACCATCTTTCTTAACCTATCTCGACTATTGATTATTTTAGCTAACATATCACCAACATTTAACAAATACTTTCACCAATAACATGTTAAACACTACTTgtaataataaatatcaatatttttactaattaattttCATGTAACTCTCGATGTGAGTTgacatgaacaaaaaaaatataaatatcttagaTCATCatcagataaataaaatatgttctCATAAGTCATAATTTCTTATATTGAACATTTCAAACCATAACCATGTCACTGGTTATCATGCCTTCATAATGACAAACTTAAGCAACTGGCCGCTGTGCAAAACTATGAGTTTCGAAAAACGATATACAAGAGTGAATTGGAAGAACTGACAACGTAACACACagggaaagtaattttttaataaaatagttttaggtAGTTAAAGGAAATTAATGTTTTGGTTGTGTGAGACAGGTGGTCTAAGAGCTGGGGCTTTAGTGACATGGGGTTCGGCCGAGAGAAAAATACGTCTTGCTACTTTGTCGTTGCTGCTAGCACATCACTACCTCAGGATTCTGAGATCAGAATGATGGTAGCAAAGAGTGCTATAGTTATCACAGTTTCTGATGTTTTTTATGATATGGAAGGCTCTCTTGATGATTTGGAAAGAATCACAGACGCAGTTCAAAGGTAAACCATTGTGCCTATACagagaaataaaagattatgaACGGAGATCAAACTCCTAATGCTCCCAAAATTACTTTGACAGATGGGATGCTAAGGGCTTGAGTGGCCACAGTAAGACTATCTTTGATGCCCTTGACAGCCTTGTGAACGAATTAGCAAGAAAATACTTCCGGCAACACGGAACCGATATAACAAACAGTCTCCGAGATATAGTAAGCTTTCCAATATTTTTCTTCACCTTTAtggtttgtttaattttatcttcacaGTTGATTAACGTGTCtcggtattttgtttttttatggtatgAAAGTGGAGTGAAACATTTGCTTCCTGGTTTACGGAAGCAAAACGGAGCAAAAGTGGATTCATACTTGCAGCTGGAGAGTATCTTGAGACTGGCATGATCACATCTATTGCTTCACACAATTCAAAAGCTTCAAACCATAACACATTTCTCTAGGTATTTTTATACATCATTTTCTCCTTATACATCTACTTATTTAAACATAACTTGTTTGTTTTCAAGCATACTCAAACTTATATTTAAAAGCCTACATATCTTGGCCAGAACTGTATCCCGtgaataacttatttttcatgtgaaGTTTTTTCACAGCTCAAccattcaaagtgtttttcttgcGTATTCTTGATAAACCAGtgtttatatatagatataggAGGATCTGTTTGGGAAGTGAGAAGCCCCTTTGACATCTCTTCATCTACAAAAAATTCTCGatatgaaaacacaaaaacaaggtCCTAGtctttgaatagaaaaaaaaaaggatctacGGGGTCCCAAATGAATTAGCTTTGGAAGATCTATCTCGtagtatattattttgtttcaatataACACAAATTATTACTTTGTTGAAAGAATATtgacatataattaaatgagaaaaCTTTAATAGCTATTTgtgatatataattaaataattaacatCTATTTCTCAGTTtctcaatcttattttttattattgttaatatttaaattgatgCATGTaactatcaatttattttattaaacatacacatatataatttttattttacaattaaatatattttaatgtaaataaCCATTAACAACACCtagaaatattttcttttttggcatTAATTAGAATTAACTTGTGATTCATCCTGTAACATAACATAGCATGTGGTAGTCAAGTTGACTAGTATATACATGTTCCTTGTGATATTCtaataatttagaaataatacacaattaaaatttcatccttttctttattaaagTCACTCTGTTATGAATTTaagattgaatttgattagAGAAAAAACATGGATTACCTTTAATGATGGCTATTTAAActctacaaaaataaaataaaatactctaTTAGTGAATGAATAATCTTTGATTAAATATTATGCAAACAATTTGAATTTGCAAACGAGAAACAAAAAACCATCAATAAGTATAATTTGTATTTAAGTGTGGATtataaaagaacataaattaaaaaaatatgaaataagtTTTCTAGCATTTAATGCACAGTACCATAATTATAACTATTGCTAGGAATAAAGGTTTTTcagataaaaattttaattgaaaatatataacaattaccattaaaaaataaaaattaatggagGGActgaaatacaaaaatttagGGGTAATTATTGCCCTCGTCTCTTCAACAGAGCttctccaacttttttttttttttttagttctattATTACACCTCTCGTGTATAAGAACAATTAATGGCTACTTtgcttttgataaataaaacataattttggcGCAGTGTCTTACAGGGTAGATTGAGCAAGGCATGGCTATTTCCGTATGCCTATATCTCACAGTTGAATTCGATCTTCAACAAAATGATACGCCCTCAAACAGTAAGGCTTCCATCTAGATATTCCTTGCTATATATAGTCAATCATTGTCATCTAACCATCTCTAACTGTTATCTAGTTTGTGCAGCTGTTTTCTCACATAAAACATCTGTATCTTTTCTGGAGATCCATGGTGTGTTCGTCATCTCTAACTGTCGTCTTGTTTCCTTGAGATGTTTTCTCGCATCCAACATCTATATAAAGGCTAGGCATCCTTTTTGCTAATCAAAACCAAGTTGAAATATGGCCATTCAAAGCTACTTGTTGTTGAGCCTCCTGCTGGTTTTTGGCTCTTGTTTTAATAGCCTAGCTGCTACCCAAGGTGACACAGCTTCATTGAATCGCAAGAGCTTTCctcaagattttgtttttggggTAGCATCATCGGCATACCAGGTCAGAACTGTTGGGTTCCTTTCAATTGGGTTTTTCAAAGACTCTATACATTGCAAGACTTGATTATTTGTGTGTTAAGCAACATCTTGATTGTTTTGTGATCAGTACGAGGGCGCAGCATTTGAAGATGGAAAGGGACCAAGTATATGGGATGAGTACACGCATAAATTTccaagtctctctctctccgcctcttctaattctttaatttgtttctttcacTCATTTTTCTTATGAAGGATGataattgtattaatcaagaaTGATAATTAGGATGATCTCGTGGTATGTTTCACTATTTATAAGATTTTCACTTTGAAGCTGTCCATGCATAAATTAATGCAGGCAAGATATCAAATGGCAGCAATGGAGATGTCGCCCTAGATTCATATCATCGGTACAAGGTATGGACGAGGGAAGACTGAAAACTAATATAGGTTCTTACAGTGTAGTCTATCCATCTCTGTGAAAAGAATCCAAATAGTAGCAGCTTCATGAAATGTTTCAAGTCACCATATAGTTTTAAACAGGATGTGAAGCCAGCAAATTTGCTTTTTGAAATGTTTCAAGTCACCATGTTCTAAGAAATCAAATATCCAAATATCATCGTATTCTTTAAACAGTTTCTGTAATTATTTAGGCTTGAAAAGGAGTTATATGACttcaagaaatagaaaaaaattccaTGCCTTAGGAGGATATCatctttttacttttctatACGAGAGATCCAttcaatttagaaatttatatgatattgcattagggtacctatttttcatcaaaatatgaGGCCCGAGCTAAGAACTATtagcttaattttattttatgttttgttcgATGATGTTCTTGCAGGAGGATGTtcagattataaaaaaaatgggctTTGATTTCTACAGATTCTCAATCTCTTGGCCTAGAATATTGCCAAGTAAGAAGACTCAATTGCATTCAAGTATCTTTGAAATGTTCATTGATTTGTATCTAAATTCTAACGACAAAGTAAGATAAAAATGGAAGGCTCAAATTCTTACTAGaaatttttcctcttttttttttcagaaggAAAAAAGTGCGGGGGTGTGAATCAGAAAGGAATTGATTACTACAACAATCTCATCAATGAACTCCTGGCCAATGGTTATGATTCTATATAATAACTAGTAATTAATTCTCagcaaatataattaaatcatgtgCATGCAGAAATAATTCACCTGTATCTCATTTGCAGGCATACAACCATTTGTCACCCTTTTCCACTGGGATCTTCCACAGGCGTTAGAAGACGAGTATGGAGGATTTTTAAGTGATAGAATTGTGTAAGTAAATCTCCTTGCCTTCCTCTTCCTCTAATATTAAACACTCAGAGTTAATCAGGATCTGCTAAATTGTGCAGGAATGATTATCAAGACTATGCGAAAATTTGTTTCGAAAATTTTGGAGATCGAGTTAAACATTGGATCACATTGAATGAGCCAACCATGTTTACCATGCAAGGCTATATTGCGGGCATGTTCCCACCAGGTAGGTGTTCTGCTTGGATTGGAAAAAACTGCACTGGTGGAGATTCAGGAGCAGAACCATACATGGTGTCGCACAACCAAATCCTTGCTCATGCTGCTGCTGTGAAACTGTACAGGACAAGGTTTCAGGTTTAACTCATAATTCCTACACCATTCTccgattattatttttggaagaAGGGATGACTCAATTTGATGTGTATAACGATTCcatcttcttagttttttttttaattgcctaTACATTGTGATTTAACTggctaaaatattaatttgtaggCAAAACAAAAGGGCAAGATAGGGATTACATTACAAACAAATTGGTTTGTGCCATTGTCTAATGCTAAAGAAGACCTTGAGGCTGTCAGCCGAGCCCTCGATTTCAATCTTGGATGGTATGTGTTTGCTTGAATTTCGTCTCATTTCTATTCGTTCACTGATGAATTCTTATAGCACTATTTTGGGGTCATTTTTTGTAGGTTTATGAGTCCATTAACCAGTGGCGAATATCCAAGTTCAATGAGATCTCTTGTAGGAGAAAGATTGCCCAAATTCTCCAAGAAACAAGCAGGATCTATAAAAggatcatttgattttattggatTGAATTATTATTCTGCCAATTATGTGGCCCATAAATCTCAATCTAATGATACACACCCAAGCTATGAGACAGATTCCCATGTTGCTTCCTTCTGTAAGAACGAACAACTTCAAGATGgtttagaattattatttttttgaatgattCCATATTAACAATTGGCTTTTGGTTGTGCGTGCAGTTGAACGTGATGGAATTCCCATCGGTCCAAAGGTAGGAATCATCTAATCAATAAGCCGTTTCATATTCTTTAACGTAATTTGTGATTTGTTATTTAAACACAGAGATTTCTtactagtttttcttttcataaaatcttagcaagagagagaaaaataaaacaaaagaaaacctgCCCTATTCTTGGAACTCAAACCCTACTCTGATTTCATGAAATTACAGGCAGGCTCATTTTGGCTCCTTGTTTACCCAAGTGGACTTCATGATCTTTTGGTTTACATAAAGAAGGCATACAACGATCCAGTTATTTACATCACCGAGAAtggtaaataagttttattagTTTCTTGGTGTAATATACAATGGAAGCCAGTTTTTGTTTCATATATATCccttttgagttttgatatgAAATATAGCTCTCCCCCCTATTTTGCTGAAGGTGTTGACGAGACAGATAACCCAAGATTGCCCCTAAAGGAAGCCCTCATTGACAACCAAAGGATAGATTATTTCCATCAGCATCTTTCTTTTGTGCAAAAAGCCATCAAGTAAGTTCTCAGTGCATGAGCTCTCTCTATGCGTGCTTGCCTCCATATAGGAGCTAGAAACAGCTTTGTTCTGAAATGACGAATTATAAGCACGACCACTCTCTGCAAATTAATGGATATATAGATCACGtccacaaataattaaaaatgcaGCACCCTAGCATGGAAGTTAATGAGAGAGTATTAATCTAACTTTATCTGTTCGTTTTGGTAGGGATGGTGTGAAGGTGAAAGGATATTTTGCTTGGTCGTTAATGGATGGCTTCGAGTGGGTAGTAGGATACACATCACGTTTTGGTCTGAATTATATCGATCATAAAGATGGACTCAAAAGACATCCTAAGCTCTCAGCCCAATGGTTCACGAAATTTCTCAAGAAATAGgcacatgcatgcatg of the Populus nigra chromosome 7, ddPopNigr1.1, whole genome shotgun sequence genome contains:
- the LOC133698148 gene encoding beta-glucosidase 24-like, yielding MAIQSYLLLSLLLVFGSCFNSLAATQGDTASLNRKSFPQDFVFGVASSAYQYEGAAFEDGKGPSIWDEYTHKFPSKISNGSNGDVALDSYHRYKEDVQIIKKMGFDFYRFSISWPRILPKGKKCGGVNQKGIDYYNNLINELLANGIQPFVTLFHWDLPQALEDEYGGFLSDRIVNDYQDYAKICFENFGDRVKHWITLNEPTMFTMQGYIAGMFPPGRCSAWIGKNCTGGDSGAEPYMVSHNQILAHAAAVKLYRTRFQAKQKGKIGITLQTNWFVPLSNAKEDLEAVSRALDFNLGWFMSPLTSGEYPSSMRSLVGERLPKFSKKQAGSIKGSFDFIGLNYYSANYVAHKSQSNDTHPSYETDSHVASFFERDGIPIGPKAGSFWLLVYPSGLHDLLVYIKKAYNDPVIYITENGVDETDNPRLPLKEALIDNQRIDYFHQHLSFVQKAIKDGVKVKGYFAWSLMDGFEWVVGYTSRFGLNYIDHKDGLKRHPKLSAQWFTKFLKK